DNA from Helicobacter pylori:
AGAGAGTAAGAAAAATCAAGAGCGCTTCAATACCTTTTTAGAAAATTTAAGCCCTTTAGATTTAGAAAATTTTTTCAATCACAGCCGCAACACTTTTTTTAAAGCCGCTAAAAACTTTTTTGATGAGCAAAACCACGCCCCTAACCTTGTCGCGCTTCTACAAAATAAATTCAAAGAAAGCGTTCAAATTAACACCAATAACGAAAAAGAATTAGAAAAAGGCATGCTTTTATTGAACTCCCTAGAAGACAGAGACAACCCTAAAAGAGTGATTTTTAGCGTGGATAAGCTCAATGAAGGCTGGGATGTGCTGAATTTGTTTGACATTGTCAGGCTTAAAAACAAAGCGAATCAAAAAGACACCATTAAAGACGCCCAGCTCATAGGGCGAGGAGCGAGATACTACCCCTTTAGCTATAACGATTTCAAGCCAAGCCGCATAGAGTTTTACCAACGCAAATTTGATCTTGATAATTCCTTAAGCGCGCTAGAGAGGTTAGACTACCATGCCATTTATAACAGCGAGTTTATCGCTAAATTAAAAGAAGAGTTACAAGATTTAGGATTAGGATTCATTGAAAAGGAAAAGGAAAAAACAACTATCCCCTTAACACCCACCAAGCGTTTCAAATGCTACTATGCGAGCAACGCAAAAGACAAATAAGAAAAACTTATTTAATATGGACTATTCAGACCCTGTTGAAGCCACACTCCAAAGCTTGCATGTCCCTTTATTTGCTTTTAATGTGCGTGAAAAGAAAGTGGATTTTAAAGAAGAAAATAAAGGCGATAGAACTTATTATATGACCCATGCCTTAGATAAAATCCCCCTAAATTATTTTTTAAAAGCCCTTAATTTAAAAAACCTGGATTTCAAAACGCTTAAAAAAGCCTTTACAAAACATGCCTTTAACAATAAGGTGGGATTTATAGAGCAATATATTTCGCCATTAAAAACAAACTTCCATAAAAACCAAAAGTTTGACGACAACAAAACGCTTTTAAAACTCGCTGTTTATATCATTGGAAACTTAAAAGACACGCTTTTAAAAAAGCAAGATGAACCTAGCGTGAGCGCGTTAGAATTAAAAGAATTTGAAACGCACAATAAAAGCCTTAGCGCTAGCGAATGGGAAAAAGACATTCCCCCCTATGAATGGCTGCTTTTTAAGGACATGCGAAAACTAGACAGCGATTTAGAAAGGAAGTTTTTAGATTTTATCAACGACCATAAAGAGCTTTTAGACAAGAAATTCAAAGAATGGTGCGTTTTAAGGAACGATCATTTCGCTGAATTAAAAGTTTTTTGCAATATAGAAGGCCCCTTTTACGCGCAAGGTTTTGAGCCGGATTTTATCCTTTTTGCCCAAACGCATGAAGATGAATTTTTAGGCTTCACTTGTTATATGGAAGCTAAAGGCGAGCATTTAGAGCCTTCTAACGCTTGGAAAAAAGAATTTTTAGAAATGCTAGAAAACGCCACGCTTAAAAGCCATAACAAAAAACTCCATTTAAAAGGCTTGCCTTTTTTCACGCTCCATAATAGCGCAGTCAATGGCGATTTTCAAACCGCTTTCCATCAAACCTTTAAGGACAAAGAATGTTAAAAACCCCACTCAAAACCCTACTAGATATTTTAATCAATCATTTCACTAAAGAACGCTTAGTCACTTTAATTATAGAGCATGATGAAAAGCTTTTAACTTTCATGCTTGAGCATGAAAACGCTAACGACTACAAAAAACACTTTTTTAAAACGATCGCCAATTCGCTCGTATTCAATGAAAAGGCGTTATTGGAATGTTTAGAAAAATATTTAGAAATAAAAGAATTAGACCGCTCTTTCACACGATTTAAAAATAAAATAGGCTTATTTTCACAAGAGGGCTTTATCAAATCTAGCGAATTAGTCGTTTTGAATTTCCCTTTTAAAGACAATGTTTTACTCGGTAACGCTAAAGATAACAACACCAACTTTAAAAAAGAAATTCGCTAAAAAAGTGAAATGCATCTACATTGACCCCCCTTATAATACGGGTAATGACAGCTTTAATTACAACGATAATTTTAACCACAGCTCTTGGCTAGTGTTTATGAAAAACAGGCTTGAAGCGGCTAGGGAATTTTTAAGCGATGATGGCGTGATTTTTGTGCAATGCGACGACAACGAACAGGCTTATTTAAAGGTTTTAATGGATGAGATTTTTCTTAGGGAGAATTTTGTAGTTTGTTTTGTGTGGGAAAAGACAAGTAATAGCTTATCAAGAATACGCATAAAAACAGAATATATTTTGTGCTATGAAAAAACTAAATTTGGGCTTATTTTCAATAGGGATATGGCTGAAGAAGGACAAGATTTTCCTATTTTAAATGAAGTAAATGTAAAGAGAACTTTACAATTTCCACCAAATTCCATATATTTTAAAACCTTTAAGGGAGTGATTAAGCCTACAAAATTTAATAAAATGGAATTAATTGATGATTTAAGAATAGTAAATAAAACAAATTCAAACATGGTAAGAATTAACGCCAAATTTAAATGGACACAAGACAAGCTGGATAACGAAATAAGAGAAGGCACAACTTTTGTGATAAAAAGCGATGAGTTTTCTATGAGATATATTAGAAAAGGCGATAGGGAAGTAAAGGCAAGCAATGTTTTTAACGCAGAATGTGGGGTTACCACAAATATAAAAGCTACAAGTGAAATAAAAGTCCTTTTTGCAAATTCAAATACCGATTTGTTTTCAACACCCAAACCCGAAGCCCTAATTTCAAGAATTTTAGAAATTTCTACCAACGAAAACGACCTCGTGTTGGACTTTTTTGCCGGGAGCGGGACGACTTGCGCGGTGGCGCACAAAATGAAACGCCGCTACATTGGTATCGAGCAAATGGACTATATAGAAACTATCACTAAAGAAAGGTTAAAAAAAGTCATAGAGGGCGAGCAAGGGGGCATTTCTAAAAAATGCGATTTTAAAGGGGGCGGGAGTTTCGTCTATGCTGAATTAAAAGAAGTGAATTCAGGAATTAAAAAACAAATCCTTAACGCTAAAAGCGCCGATGAATGCCTAAAAATCTTTAACGCGCTAAATGCGCGCTTTTTAAAACGCACCGATAATAAGATGGATGAAATCCATAGCGAAGAGTTCCAAAAATTAGATCTCAATGAGCAAAAAAGGATTTGTTGCGCTTCTTTAGACTCTAATGAAGACTATTTAAACTTGGGCGATATTGATGAAGACGCATGGGAGATAGATGAGATCACCAAAAAATACAATGAAATTTTTTATTCTTGAGTTTGATTATTCAACGCGTGCCACTTAACGCATCAAAACGCTATGCCTATTTAGTGGGCAAAAATAAATAATATGGTTTAAAGGTTGGAGGGATTTTAAACGCTTGGGCTAAAAAATTTTAGCTTTGCCTGACATAAGGATAACTAATCTGTTAGCAGTAAGCATTCGCTCGCTATAAACTCGCTATAAAATAAAAAAGATCCTTAAAAATAAACTATTAAAAATATTGTTGTAGTATTCAAGCCAATCAAAAAGGGAGTGAAACATGAAAACCTTTAAAAACTGGCTCTGTTTTAGCCTGATCGCTATGAGTTGGCTCCAAGCGGACATGTTGGATAATTTCACTAAGGCTATTAACAGCTACACCGCTAAAAAGCTTAATGAAATCAAGGATCAAGTCAACAGCGCTAATCCTGCTAAAAACCACAATCCCACTCATAACGCTAATGGCATGCTCACTAACATTGATTGTAAGGTCTTAAAAAATAACTTCTATTCGGTGTGTTATTCTAGCGAATTAAAAAACCCTATTTATGGCGTGAGCGTGTTGTTTGGGGATTTAGTGGATAAAAACAATATTGAAAAACGCTATGAGTTTAAAACGGACACACGATTAGCGGAGTATCAACAAGCCACGACAAAAGACTACACAAAAAGCGGTTTTGATAGGGGGCATTTTGTGGCGAATGACGCTTCTTTTGATTTTGCCTCTAATCCTTTAAGAGAGACTTACAGAATGACTAATATCACCCCTGAAGCCAAAAACACCAACAGGCATTCTGTTTTATTGGTGGAAAAAGAGGGCCGTAATTTGGCCAGGAAATACCACCAAGTTTTAGTAGAAGAACTTACTATCATCAAACAGGGTTACAGGACTTTTAGCTCTAAGAATATCGCTATCCCTAGCGGCTTTTGGTACCACTATGATACAAGCCTAACGGATAGCTATGAAAACGCTAAAAGCGAATGCTTTTATATCCCTAATGACAACCAAAAATACCCCTTACAAGAAATGAGAAGAGATTGCAAAGAATACGAACGAGTTGAAAAGCAAGTGGTTTTTAAGAACAATAAAAACGCTGAGTTGAATGAATTGCCTAAATACATGAATAATTCTAAGAAGTATTAAAAACTGCCCTTAAAATACCAATATAAAATACCCGTAAAAACACCGGTATTTTGGATAAAAAGGTTTAAGGAATCAAATCCCTAAACGGCTTAAAACTGGTTTTTATTAGAAGCGATAAGGGTTTTATAGGCGTTGGAGGAATGAAATAAAAATGATTATGGCAAACACAACAATAGATCCGGGTTTAAAATAACCTCTTATAGTGCTGATTTGTTAATCCACGCTATCCATATGAAACAACTTGTAATCCATAAAGACAATCCCCATTCTACAATACTTTTCACAACCCCCACTATAACATTTGCTGGGTTAGGAACGCTAGCAAACAATCCAGCGTTTAAGGTCAATAACCATAAGAGTTTGTTTTTCATGTTTTACTCTTTGTTATGAAAATTATACTATTTTTTCCGTATTGCCCTAAAAACAACGATATGCAAATTTTAAATTATTTTACATGAACTCCTGGAGTTTGTTCGCTTGCGTCATCCATTCTGCGAGACTCTCATAATCGTTATTTTCTATCCAAGCCTTAGCTTGCGCGATTTCTTTTTCGCATTTTTCAATCGCTTCTAAGACATTGTCTCGGTTCTGTTTGAAAATATCCTTCCACATTAAAGGCGAGCTTTTAGACAAACGGCTCATGTCCCTAAACCCCCCACCCGCTAAGGATAAAATCATCTCTGGGTCGTTTTGCTTTAAAACGCTGTTAGCTAACGCGTAGCTCAAAACATGGGGTAAATGGCTGATATAAGCCACATGGGTGTCATGCTCGTTGGATTTCATCTTGATCAAGCGCGATTTAATGCCTAGAAAGATTTCTTTAGCGAGTTCTACTTGCTCAGTCCCTGAATCTTCTAAATCGCACAATATCACAAGGGCGTTTTCATACAGCCCTTTAACGCTCGCTTTAGGGCCATAAAACTCTGTCCCGCACATGGGGTGCGCGGCGATGAAATTTTGACGAATGCTTTTAGGGATATTGTGAAGGATTTGCGCTTTTGCCCCCCCTAAATCAATAATCGTTGCGCTTTTTTTGATAGGAGTCATTTTTTTCAAACATTCAATGATGCCCTCAACCGGAATAGCCAGAAAAATCACATCGCATTCTAAAATCTTTTCAAATTCCACGCATTCATCTACAAGCCCCAAAGTCAAAGCCAATTTAGCATGCAAAGCGTTATGATCATAGCCTATAACGCTTTTAAAACGCCCCCATTCTTGTAAGGCTAGCCCTAAACTCCCCCCCATAAGCCCTAAACCAATAATGCCTGCTTTCATGCCAAATTTCAAAGCAAGGTTTTTTCTAACACTTCAGCGATGTTTTTCACCGCAACGATGTTTAAATTCTCTCGCACTTCAGTAGGGATCTCATCTAAATCCCTTTCGTAATTTTTGACAGGAATGAGAGCGGTTTTGATGCCGGCTTTAAAAGCAGCGATCAATTTTTCTTTCAACCCTCCTATGGGTAAAACTTCCCCGCTCAAAGTCAATTCGCCTGTCATCGCCACTTCGCTTCTTATAGCCCTATCGCACAAAATGCTCGCCATCACGCTCGCCATAGCGATCCCAGCACTCGGGCCGTCTTTGGGCGTAGCCCCTTCAGGGACATGCAAGTGCAAATCGTAAGCGTTATAAACTTTCAGCGCTTTTTTCTTTTTCTTATTCTCTGCATCGGCCTCGCTAGGGATTTTGGGCGCTTTTAAGGTTTCGTTATCCAATAAGACTTTGACAACAGAAAAGGCAATAATGGCGGATTCTTTCATCACATCGCCTAAACTCCCGGTGAGTTTCAATTCCCCCTTGCCCCTAATCTTAACCGCTTCAATTTTAAGCACATCACCGCCCACTGGAGTCCATGCCAAGCCATTGACGATACCGATTTTATTTTCTTCATCTATGGGGTCAATTTCAAACACCATGCGTTCTAAATACTCTTTAAGGTTATCAGGCGTGATAGAGACGCAGAAGTCTTTACTCTCACCTCTTTTTTCGTTTTCTTCATTTCCGCCTTTTTTATCTTTGTCTTCGCTTTTTTTGGTTCGCCCTTTTTTGTGCGGGTTATCCTCTAGGTATTTTAAAGCCGCTTTACGCATAATCGTTGCGATCTGTCTTCGTAAATCCCTAACGCCCGCTTCTCTGGTGTATTTTTCAATAATGAGTTTCAAGCACTCATGGCTAATATCCACTTCGCTAGGCTTTAAGGCGTGCTTTTCTAATTCTTGGGGGATGAGGTAGTTTTTAGCGATCTCTTCTTTTTCGCTAGGCGTGTAGCTGGACACGCTGATAAATTCCATTCTGTCTCTTAAGGGAGCTGGGATCCTGTCAATATTATTGGCGGTAGCGATAAAAATCACTTGCGACAAATCAATGCTGAAATTCGCATAATGATCCCTAAAAGCGATATTTTGCTCAGGGTCTAAAATCTCTAATAAAGCGCTCGCTGGATCGCCCCTAACACTCCTATCCACCTTATCAATTTCATCTAAAACCATGACCGGATTCATCTTTTTAGCTTCAATAAGCCCTTGGACAATGCGCCCGGGCATGGAGCCTATGTAAGTGCGCCTGTGCCCTCTTAGTTCATTCACGTCTTCTAAGCCCCCTAAAGCGATCCGAACTAAAGGACGCTCTATCGCTTTAGCGATGGAATTAGCTAAACTCGTTTTACCCACGCCAGGAGGCCCATAAAAGCATAAAATCGTGCCTTTAGTTTTGTCTTTTTTTTCTGGTTTTTTCTTGTGGCGCATTTCTAAAAGCTGCATGGTGGCAAAGTATTCCACAATGCGCTCTTTAGGCCTTTTTAAGGAATAATGATCGTTATCCAATTGCTCTTTGACATGCTTAATGTCTAGTGCTTTTTTTTCATATTGCCCAAAAGGCACATCCAGCATGGTTTCAACATAATTTTGCAAAGTCGCGCTATCTGAGCTGTCCGCATGGGTTCGGCTCAGTCGGTCAATTTGCTTTTTAATCTCTTTAAACGCTTCTTCTTTTAAAAAAGGCTTGACGCTTTCTAGTTTTTGGTAGTATTGGTTTAAATCCTCATCTCGCTGTTTGTCTGTGCCAAGCTCTTTTTGGATTTGCTTGAGCTGTTCTTTTAAGAAATATTCCTTATTGGTTTGCTCCATTTTTTGATGGACTTTGGATTTGATTTCTTTTTGGAGTTTTTGGGTTTTAGTCTCTTCTATCACAATATCAATCAAATCCAACAAGCGCTGTTCGGTGTTGTTGTTCGCAAAAAGAAAATACGCTTGATCTTTTTTTAAATGCAAGGCCGCTGCGATTAAATCAGCGATGCGGTTAGGATCGTCATTGTCTTCTAAAGCCTTGATCAAATCCGGGGGGAAGAGTGAGCTGACATTGGCTAGAGTGATCACCTTTTCTTTTAACACTTCCACAATAGCCTGAATGTTTTCTTTATCGTATTCTAAATATTCAATAGGGCTTATTTGAGCTTCCAAAAAGCCTTGCTCGTTTTCTTTGGCAGGCTCTAAAATACGCCCCTTAGCGATGCCATTAAAGAGCAATTTCACGCGTCCATTAGGCATGTTGGCTTCACGCATGACAGAGCCTATCACCCCCACATCATAATAAGGGGCTTCATTATCGTTCAATTTGTCTTTTTGGCATGCAATAAAGACTAACGATTTATTGTTTTTAGCGTAAGCTGCTGCCTTGATGCTCGCATTATTTTGTAAGAAAATAGGGGCTATCATAAAGGGGTATAAAAAGGTGTCTTCTTCTACCAATAAAGGCAGAATTTTAGGAAAATCTTCAGTCATTTTTCATCTCTCTGTTATAAATTTGTATGGTTTGAAATATCCTACCAATCAAAAATTAACACATACCAAGGCATGTGCGATGGTTTGGGTTTAGTCTCTTTTTCTAAAGTCTCATCTATCCTTTCTAAATAGCGTTTCACGCCCTCAGGCTTGTGGCGTTTTTTATAGACATTCGCGATCGCGCGATTGAGTTCATTTTGCCCTAAAATGAATTTGATTTGCATGTATTCTACATAGGGGCGGTAACGGCTGTTAGGGTATTTTTCTATAAATTCGCCTAAACTCACAATAGCGTTAGAGATAAATTCCTGGTCTTTAGAATGGTTTTTAAAAGCGTAATAATGCGATTGCAGTTTCAAAAAGGTCAAATAATCCACATTGTCCTTAGTCCCAAAGCGCTTGATGTATTCATCAAAGTAAAAAGACGCTAAAACATACTCTTTCTTTTTCATGTGCGCTTGCCCTAAGGCTAGCATCGCCTCTGGGACAAGGGGGGAGTTGATGTGTTCGCTCTGTAAAGAAGAATAGTAATTGTCCGCTGTTTCTAAATTAGCAAAAAGGATTTCTCTCAAAATCCCTTGATACCAAAAAATCGCCGGTTTGTTGTATTCATCTTTTTTTTTCTTTTTATTCGCGCAACCGGTGCCTATCACAATCACCGCCATTATGATAAAAAGGAATGTCTTAAAATGTTTTAAACGCATGCCATTTGTCTTATAAAATTAAATCTTTGAACCACTCATGGTTATTTTTTCTTATTCTTAGCCCCACCCAATAGCGTAAGCACTATTTCTCCAATCATGCACACCGCGCCAAAAATGTGCCACCCACTACTATAATTAGATTTGCTAGGATTATTTTTCTTGATTTGTGGTTTTATTTTACTCATCTCTCACTCCTTAGTTATATTTTATAATTATTCAGTTAAACTTTCATCGTTATTCAGTCATTGAATTATACCCAAAACTAGCAAAAATTGATTTTACCAAAATTGTTTGATATAATACAGATTTTTAGTTTAGAAATCATTGAGCGCTGGTTTTAAGGCGGTCTTTTATTCTTTAAGGAGAAGATCTTGTGCTTTTTTAAAGGGAATGCAATCGCCTATGATTTTTGATGTGAAAGCGCCTATCTTAGGGTTTGAAACCATTCATAAAATGCACTTGCAAAAGATTGATGAAATCTTTTTGCGTTTGAACAG
Protein-coding regions in this window:
- a CDS encoding DNA/RNA non-specific endonuclease, with the protein product MKTFKNWLCFSLIAMSWLQADMLDNFTKAINSYTAKKLNEIKDQVNSANPAKNHNPTHNANGMLTNIDCKVLKNNFYSVCYSSELKNPIYGVSVLFGDLVDKNNIEKRYEFKTDTRLAEYQQATTKDYTKSGFDRGHFVANDASFDFASNPLRETYRMTNITPEAKNTNRHSVLLVEKEGRNLARKYHQVLVEELTIIKQGYRTFSSKNIAIPSGFWYHYDTSLTDSYENAKSECFYIPNDNQKYPLQEMRRDCKEYERVEKQVVFKNNKNAELNELPKYMNNSKKY
- a CDS encoding prephenate dehydrogenase — its product is MKAGIIGLGLMGGSLGLALQEWGRFKSVIGYDHNALHAKLALTLGLVDECVEFEKILECDVIFLAIPVEGIIECLKKMTPIKKSATIIDLGGAKAQILHNIPKSIRQNFIAAHPMCGTEFYGPKASVKGLYENALVILCDLEDSGTEQVELAKEIFLGIKSRLIKMKSNEHDTHVAYISHLPHVLSYALANSVLKQNDPEMILSLAGGGFRDMSRLSKSSPLMWKDIFKQNRDNVLEAIEKCEKEIAQAKAWIENNDYESLAEWMTQANKLQEFM
- the lon gene encoding endopeptidase La, whose product is MTEDFPKILPLLVEEDTFLYPFMIAPIFLQNNASIKAAAYAKNNKSLVFIACQKDKLNDNEAPYYDVGVIGSVMREANMPNGRVKLLFNGIAKGRILEPAKENEQGFLEAQISPIEYLEYDKENIQAIVEVLKEKVITLANVSSLFPPDLIKALEDNDDPNRIADLIAAALHLKKDQAYFLFANNNTEQRLLDLIDIVIEETKTQKLQKEIKSKVHQKMEQTNKEYFLKEQLKQIQKELGTDKQRDEDLNQYYQKLESVKPFLKEEAFKEIKKQIDRLSRTHADSSDSATLQNYVETMLDVPFGQYEKKALDIKHVKEQLDNDHYSLKRPKERIVEYFATMQLLEMRHKKKPEKKDKTKGTILCFYGPPGVGKTSLANSIAKAIERPLVRIALGGLEDVNELRGHRRTYIGSMPGRIVQGLIEAKKMNPVMVLDEIDKVDRSVRGDPASALLEILDPEQNIAFRDHYANFSIDLSQVIFIATANNIDRIPAPLRDRMEFISVSSYTPSEKEEIAKNYLIPQELEKHALKPSEVDISHECLKLIIEKYTREAGVRDLRRQIATIMRKAALKYLEDNPHKKGRTKKSEDKDKKGGNEENEKRGESKDFCVSITPDNLKEYLERMVFEIDPIDEENKIGIVNGLAWTPVGGDVLKIEAVKIRGKGELKLTGSLGDVMKESAIIAFSVVKVLLDNETLKAPKIPSEADAENKKKKKALKVYNAYDLHLHVPEGATPKDGPSAGIAMASVMASILCDRAIRSEVAMTGELTLSGEVLPIGGLKEKLIAAFKAGIKTALIPVKNYERDLDEIPTEVRENLNIVAVKNIAEVLEKTLL
- a CDS encoding outer membrane protein assembly factor BamD yields the protein MRLKHFKTFLFIIMAVIVIGTGCANKKKKKDEYNKPAIFWYQGILREILFANLETADNYYSSLQSEHINSPLVPEAMLALGQAHMKKKEYVLASFYFDEYIKRFGTKDNVDYLTFLKLQSHYYAFKNHSKDQEFISNAIVSLGEFIEKYPNSRYRPYVEYMQIKFILGQNELNRAIANVYKKRHKPEGVKRYLERIDETLEKETKPKPSHMPWYVLIFDW